The Vagococcus penaei genome includes the window TGGTGGCAACCGTGATAATCGTGGTGCTAAAAGTGATAACTGGCGCAATAAAGAACAAGGAAATAAAAAACGTAATTATAAAGGGAAAGACACAAAACCAGCAGGTAAAGATAAAAGCCGTGGCTTTGTCATCCGTAATAATAACGAAAGTAACTAGTTGAGTCTCCCATTTTGGGAGGCTTTTTATGTTATTTATATTAAATTACTTGTATAATGAACATAATGGATGGAGGAAGTATATGATTGTTGGAATTGGACTAGATATTGTTGAGTTAAGCCGGATTCGTGATATTGTTACCAATAAGCGTTCATTTGTTGAACGGGTATTAACAGACAAAGAATTGGAAATATTTGATAATTTAAAATATAAACGTCAAGTAGAATATTTAGCTGGACGTTTTGCATGTAAAGAAGCGTTCTCTAAAGCTTATGGAACTGGGATTGGTAAATTGGGGTTACAAGATATTGAAATATTAACTGCAGATAGTGGTCAGCCAATTATTACAAAATCTCCATTTCATGGAACTTGTCACGTATCTATTTCGCATACTGATACAGTGGCAGTTGCACAAATTATTTTAGAGGACAAATAAAAAAAGAACGAGCTAGTAAACTCGTTCTATTTATTCATAAATGATGATCGATTATAATCAGGACTAATAATCGATATTTTTTTATATAGTCAGCCGAAATCATACGAACTTGATTATTTTTTTGTAGTTTAATCACCAAAGAATCGGGATTGTTAGGGTGCTGATAAATGCGTCCAACTAGGGTTTCATAACGTGTGAATGACTGTTCAACTGGACTCACTTGATATTGGATAACGACAATACTCTTCTGAGCAATTGCTTGATTAATCTTATTGAAAATTTTGGTTTTGTGGTCTTTCTTTTTGACATCGTCATCAATGAAATTTGAAAATAGTTTTTGCGATGATTCTGAAATAAAGCGTGCAAATTTACTCGTGTTAGAATGAGTCTGATTTGTTTTAAGATGCTCATTATCAACCATTGCCAACCCCTCCTTATCCATTCATTTAATATTATACGAATCATCAGGGGTCTAGTCAAATTAATTAAAATAAAAAACAAAGAAGAGAGTGGGCTAAACAATGTGGAAAGAATTATTTATTGCGGATGTTGTTCAATTATCTAGTTATTTACCAGAGTTGACCCAATGGTTACCATTTGATGTCTCAAAAAAAATTGCCTATGATTCTTTAAAAAAGCGGGTACAACAATTTGATGATCAACATTATATTACAGCTATTATGCGTAAAAATCGCCCGAAAATAGTGGTTGATTTTACTCTAACTCAACACATCATGACGATTAATCTTGTGTTAATTGCCGATGATTATCGGTCGTGGTCAATGATTGTTGATGAATTAGTTATTTTGGCAAAACAGCACCGTATGAAAATTTTACGACTGGGTTTTTCTCGTCAAGTAATGACAGATTATCTTGTGACGAAACTAACCGATCAAGGATTTGATGTAGAAACTGATGACCTCGTTGTCCAATTTGATTACCCTCTAATCTACTATACTGGCTTGGTGTTAGGTGGCGGTGGTGCAAAAGGCTCTTATCAAATAGGAGTATGGAAAGCGTTAAAAGAATTAAATGTCACTTATGAGTTAGTGAGTGGGACATCAGTAGGAGCGCTAAACGGTGGGTTAATTATCCAGGATGATTTGCCTAGTGCGATAAAAATGTGGGAAACAATCGCCACTCAAGATATTCTCAGTGTGCCAATCTCAGTTGTGGATACCACGGACGATTTTACGTTGCAACAATTGATGAGTCATGTTCAAAGTTTTACTTTATCAGCGATGAAAACAGTTGGAGCTGATACCACGCCTTTACTCAATCTGATTCATGAATTAATTCATGAAGAAAAAATATTTCAGACTGATAAAAAATTCTTCATTGTGACAACTCAAGCACCAATGCTGACAGAAACAGTTGTGTCTTTATC containing:
- a CDS encoding patatin-like phospholipase family protein — its product is MWKELFIADVVQLSSYLPELTQWLPFDVSKKIAYDSLKKRVQQFDDQHYITAIMRKNRPKIVVDFTLTQHIMTINLVLIADDYRSWSMIVDELVILAKQHRMKILRLGFSRQVMTDYLVTKLTDQGFDVETDDLVVQFDYPLIYYTGLVLGGGGAKGSYQIGVWKALKELNVTYELVSGTSVGALNGGLIIQDDLPSAIKMWETIATQDILSVPISVVDTTDDFTLQQLMSHVQSFTLSAMKTVGADTTPLLNLIHELIHEEKIFQTDKKFFIVTTQAPMLTETVVSLSDMTIETLPKWLLASASFFPAMSACVIDGKYYVDGGYRNNLPSDVLLNEGATEIITVNVKGPGFIKSSKMEVPVAVVNIESDWGLGNVLLFDSHRASWNLQLGYLEGLKAFGQLRGTKYSFPKIDFKRTAFNASRRFIHYLQQRLATVSSQEQITSSVVERLLQQGYNPSVLVVDLLEELAFLMVIDPTKVYSLAELGQAIVQRAHHLEATKTAPMMLSFKEWLIRYLDQIDYLSPQQKLIDMYQLLQNEEEKQLTLTKKEVTKHFHLLVTAIFLEYLGTADTAGDKWK
- the acpS gene encoding holo-ACP synthase; amino-acid sequence: MIVGIGLDIVELSRIRDIVTNKRSFVERVLTDKELEIFDNLKYKRQVEYLAGRFACKEAFSKAYGTGIGKLGLQDIEILTADSGQPIITKSPFHGTCHVSISHTDTVAVAQIILEDK